A single Longimicrobium sp. DNA region contains:
- a CDS encoding PKD domain-containing protein — protein sequence MPTALPRSPRLQRAVPLLAFATLFLASCSDESPVAATPEPATGPSLYVSGGTVGYLGTLGGGSSHPYDMNDAGYVVGASDVGGGRNHAFLHSPAGGMQDLGTFGNAPGRASEARAINRAGLVTGHSQLAELTEFGWAASHAFRWRPSGGMEDLGTLGGFFSGGTDINNAGQVVGWAELPRTEDGEDLRRAFIHSPGGAMVNLGTFGGRESFAVAVNNTGVVVGWANAADGVKRAFRWTAGGGLQDLGSAPGVASEAVDVNDAGQVLVSDGQLGAVIHSPGAPPRVITHPGGYAIRPVAINSRGEIAGWLYMGGAERAVRWTPAGGVQDLGTLGGSRAAARDINDGGDVTGWSWTSSTSTRAFIWTQGGGMRELAGTADYYGVPAHHGLIINNSRQVAGTGRNQAIRWAPVWTETAPEITSISPYLAYEGAAVRFTPAISNVDGDKLTYEWTFGDGTTSNVPAPSKRYDDNGLYEVRLIVRDPGGLADTATATAEVRNARPWGGFYMPGAAVEGRPFTLGFGSVADQGITDRASLTVAINCGSGFGAYSSSLTGTCQGRPDQGTVTVKARVKDKDGAIREYSGELAVSNAVPVAQLTATSPTTIAPGGSVAFDASFTDYGTLDGPWSWRITWGDGAVTAWTGASAQGALPAQGHAYAAPGTYTARLWVVDKDGAQHGSTRVTITVQ from the coding sequence ATGCCGACCGCCCTCCCGCGTTCGCCGCGCCTGCAGCGCGCGGTACCGCTCCTGGCCTTTGCCACGCTGTTCCTTGCCTCGTGCAGCGACGAGTCGCCCGTGGCGGCCACGCCGGAACCCGCGACTGGCCCCAGCTTGTACGTGAGCGGGGGAACCGTCGGCTACCTGGGTACCCTGGGCGGAGGCTCCAGCCACCCGTACGACATGAACGACGCCGGGTACGTGGTGGGCGCCTCGGACGTGGGCGGCGGCCGGAACCACGCGTTCCTTCACTCGCCCGCGGGCGGCATGCAGGACCTGGGCACGTTCGGCAACGCGCCGGGCCGCGCCAGCGAGGCGCGCGCCATCAACCGCGCCGGGCTGGTCACCGGCCATTCGCAGCTGGCCGAGCTCACGGAGTTCGGCTGGGCCGCCTCCCACGCGTTCCGCTGGAGGCCTTCGGGGGGCATGGAAGACCTGGGCACCCTGGGCGGGTTCTTCAGCGGCGGCACCGACATCAACAACGCGGGCCAGGTGGTGGGCTGGGCGGAGCTGCCGCGCACCGAGGACGGCGAGGACCTGCGCCGCGCGTTCATCCACTCGCCCGGCGGCGCGATGGTGAACCTGGGCACCTTCGGCGGGAGGGAGAGCTTCGCCGTGGCGGTCAACAACACGGGAGTGGTAGTGGGATGGGCGAACGCCGCCGACGGCGTGAAGCGCGCGTTCCGGTGGACCGCCGGCGGAGGCCTGCAGGACCTGGGCTCGGCGCCGGGCGTGGCGAGCGAGGCCGTCGACGTCAACGACGCGGGGCAGGTGCTGGTAAGCGACGGCCAGCTGGGGGCCGTGATCCACTCACCCGGGGCCCCGCCGCGTGTGATCACGCATCCCGGCGGCTACGCCATCCGGCCCGTCGCCATCAACTCGCGCGGCGAGATCGCGGGATGGCTGTACATGGGCGGCGCGGAGCGCGCGGTCCGCTGGACTCCGGCCGGCGGCGTGCAGGACCTGGGAACCCTGGGCGGCTCACGGGCGGCGGCGAGGGACATCAACGACGGCGGCGACGTGACCGGCTGGTCGTGGACCTCCTCGACCAGCACCCGCGCGTTCATCTGGACGCAGGGCGGCGGGATGCGCGAGCTGGCCGGCACGGCTGACTACTACGGCGTTCCCGCCCACCACGGACTGATCATCAACAACAGCCGCCAGGTCGCCGGGACGGGGCGCAACCAGGCCATCCGGTGGGCCCCCGTCTGGACGGAGACAGCCCCGGAGATCACCTCCATCTCCCCCTACCTGGCCTACGAAGGCGCGGCGGTGCGGTTTACGCCCGCCATCAGCAACGTCGACGGCGACAAGCTGACGTACGAGTGGACCTTCGGCGACGGGACCACCTCGAACGTGCCTGCCCCGAGCAAGCGGTACGACGACAACGGGCTCTACGAGGTCCGGCTGATCGTTCGCGATCCCGGCGGGCTGGCGGACACGGCCACGGCCACGGCCGAAGTTCGCAACGCCCGCCCCTGGGGAGGCTTCTACATGCCCGGCGCGGCGGTCGAGGGACGCCCGTTCACCCTCGGCTTCGGCTCGGTGGCGGATCAGGGGATCACCGACCGCGCGTCGCTGACCGTGGCCATCAACTGCGGCAGCGGCTTCGGAGCCTACTCGTCGTCGCTCACGGGCACCTGTCAGGGGCGCCCCGACCAGGGGACCGTGACGGTGAAGGCGCGCGTGAAGGACAAGGACGGGGCCATCCGCGAGTACAGCGGCGAGCTCGCCGTTTCCAACGCGGTGCCCGTCGCCCAGCTCACCGCGACGAGCCCGACGACCATTGCGCCGGGCGGCAGCGTGGCGTTCGACGCTAGCTTCACCGACTACGGCACGCTGGACGGCCCCTGGAGCTGGCGAATCACCTGGGGTGACGGCGCGGTCACCGCCTGGACCGGCGCCAGTGCGCAGGGCGCGCTTCCGGCCCAGGGCCACGCCTACGCGGCGCCGGGCACGTACACGGCCCGGCTGTGGGTGGTAGACAAGGACGGGGCGCAGCACGGGTCTACGCGGGTTACGATCACCGTGCAGTGA
- a CDS encoding ribonuclease HII has product MRVRGEWGGFACARPSLPICPGFSFRARPRPRPLCTSANCFIVRASRSALTHYRTHALSRMPAATRKSAKTTRKRKPTPQRLRKLLATEWGFWDRGMIRVAGIDEVGRGPLAGPVVAAAVILPRDCWIEGVADSKKLNADRRLDLYQKIIQTALVYGVGAASCREIDRINIRRATALAMQRAIARLGGADHLLVDGLAVPELGTETHTAFVGGDGCVHCISAASIVAKVTRDRLMARLAARYPQYGWERNMGYGTPEHLDALDRLGPTPHHRRSFQPCQFDFADELVTA; this is encoded by the coding sequence GTGCGGGTCCGGGGTGAATGGGGCGGCTTCGCTTGCGCGCGCCCGTCGCTTCCAATCTGCCCCGGGTTCAGCTTCCGGGCCAGACCCCGGCCGCGGCCGTTGTGCACATCCGCCAATTGTTTTATCGTCCGCGCAAGTCGTTCCGCACTCACGCACTACCGCACTCACGCACTTTCCCGCATGCCAGCCGCCACGCGGAAATCCGCCAAGACCACCCGCAAGCGCAAGCCGACACCGCAGCGGCTGCGCAAGCTGCTGGCGACCGAATGGGGCTTCTGGGACCGCGGGATGATCCGCGTCGCCGGCATCGACGAGGTGGGGCGGGGGCCGCTGGCGGGCCCGGTCGTGGCCGCGGCTGTCATCCTGCCGCGCGACTGCTGGATCGAGGGCGTGGCCGACAGCAAGAAGCTGAACGCCGACCGGCGGCTGGACCTGTATCAGAAGATCATCCAGACGGCGCTGGTCTACGGCGTGGGCGCGGCGTCGTGCCGCGAGATCGACCGCATCAACATCCGCCGGGCGACCGCGCTGGCCATGCAGCGGGCCATCGCGCGGCTGGGCGGGGCAGACCACCTTCTCGTGGACGGGCTGGCGGTGCCGGAGCTGGGGACGGAGACGCATACCGCGTTCGTGGGCGGCGACGGGTGCGTGCACTGCATCAGCGCGGCGTCCATCGTGGCCAAGGTTACGCGCGACCGGCTGATGGCCCGGCTGGCGGCCCGGTATCCGCAGTACGGGTGGGAGCGGAACATGGGGTACGGCACGCCCGAGCACCTGGACGCGCTGGACCGGCTGGGCCCCACGCCGCATCACCGCAGGAGCTTTCAGCCCTGCCAGTTCGACTTCGCCGACGAGCTTGTGACCGCCTGA
- a CDS encoding Tex family protein → MPYAEKIAAELGLRAPQVSAALELLLAGNTIPFVARYRKEATGELDEVQLRDIRDRHEYLAEMNERRAAILKSIDEQGKLTPQLKAAIDRAETKSVLEDLYLPYKPKRRTRATIALERGLGPLAELLWAGQTSDRELAARAVSFVDAEKSVAAADDALAGARDVVAERIAEDAPTRQHVRDQVRAKGVLESKAARGKEKEVSKFQDYYDFSGPVKDLPSHRILAVRRGETEGFLTARIVAPDEAIVGTLRRKWLDGHRAPEQMGLAVEDAYRRLISTSVEVEIRMELKTRADEEAIAIFGKNLEALLLQPPAGGRTVLGVDPGYRTGCKLAVVSRTGALLETGVVYLHQEDRARRELARLIDKHSVELVAVGNGTASRESDKLCKDAVREVSVDPRPAVVMVNEAGASIYSASDLAREELPELDLTLRSAVSIARRLQDPLAELVKIDPKSIGVGQYQHDVSQTRLKRRLDETVESAVNRVGVELNTASPALLSYVAGIGPTVAQRIVAQREQEGPFRSRAELKKVAGLGPKTFEQAAGFLRVRGGAHPLDASAVHPERYKLVERMARDLSVDMTTLVGNEAAVSRVDLSKYVGDGVGLPTLEDIVAELKKPGRDPREQFEAPSFRDDVQTVADLKEGMTLQGTVTNVVAFGAFVDVGVHQDGLVHVSELSDRFVKDPADIVRVGDRVNVRVMSVDVPRNRIALSMKSPGAAKPGAGQRPAGAGKPEPRKPEAKPAAKPAPPKPEPPKNGIAANGMRIVTKR, encoded by the coding sequence GTGCCGTACGCCGAAAAGATCGCCGCCGAGCTGGGGCTCCGCGCACCGCAGGTTTCCGCCGCGCTGGAGCTTCTGCTCGCCGGCAACACCATCCCGTTCGTCGCCCGCTACCGCAAGGAAGCCACGGGCGAGCTGGACGAGGTGCAGCTTCGCGACATCCGCGACCGCCACGAGTACCTGGCCGAGATGAACGAGCGCCGCGCCGCCATCCTCAAGTCCATCGACGAGCAGGGAAAGCTCACGCCGCAGCTGAAAGCCGCCATCGACCGCGCGGAAACCAAGTCGGTGCTGGAAGACCTCTATCTGCCGTACAAGCCCAAGCGGCGGACGCGCGCCACCATCGCCCTGGAGCGCGGGTTGGGGCCGCTGGCGGAGCTGCTGTGGGCAGGGCAGACGAGCGACCGCGAGCTGGCGGCTCGCGCAGTGTCCTTCGTGGATGCGGAGAAGAGCGTCGCCGCGGCGGACGACGCCCTGGCCGGCGCGCGCGACGTGGTCGCGGAGCGCATCGCCGAGGACGCCCCCACCCGCCAGCACGTGCGCGACCAGGTGCGCGCCAAGGGCGTGCTGGAGAGTAAGGCGGCGCGCGGCAAGGAGAAGGAGGTCAGCAAGTTCCAGGACTACTACGACTTCAGCGGGCCGGTGAAGGACCTGCCCAGCCACCGCATCCTCGCCGTCCGTCGTGGGGAAACGGAGGGGTTCCTCACGGCGCGCATCGTGGCGCCGGACGAGGCGATCGTGGGCACGCTGCGGCGGAAGTGGCTGGATGGGCACCGCGCGCCCGAGCAGATGGGGCTGGCCGTGGAGGATGCGTACCGGCGGCTGATCTCGACCTCGGTGGAGGTGGAAATCCGCATGGAGCTGAAGACGCGGGCCGACGAGGAGGCTATCGCCATCTTCGGCAAGAACCTGGAGGCTCTGCTCCTTCAGCCGCCAGCGGGTGGACGCACCGTGCTGGGCGTGGATCCCGGCTATCGCACCGGGTGCAAGCTGGCCGTCGTCAGCCGCACGGGGGCGCTGCTGGAGACCGGCGTGGTGTACCTGCACCAGGAAGACCGCGCGCGGCGCGAGCTGGCGCGGCTGATCGACAAGCATTCCGTAGAGCTCGTCGCTGTCGGGAACGGTACCGCGAGCCGCGAGAGTGACAAGCTGTGCAAGGACGCCGTCCGCGAGGTGTCGGTGGACCCGCGCCCGGCCGTGGTGATGGTGAACGAGGCGGGCGCATCCATCTACTCCGCGTCGGACCTGGCGCGCGAGGAGCTTCCGGAGCTGGACCTTACGCTGCGGTCGGCGGTGTCCATCGCGCGGCGGCTGCAGGACCCGCTGGCGGAGCTGGTGAAGATCGATCCCAAGTCCATCGGCGTCGGCCAGTACCAGCACGACGTCTCGCAGACGCGGCTGAAGCGGCGCCTGGACGAGACGGTGGAATCGGCCGTGAACCGCGTGGGCGTGGAGCTGAACACGGCCTCGCCCGCGCTGCTGTCGTACGTGGCGGGAATCGGGCCCACCGTGGCGCAGCGGATCGTTGCACAGCGCGAGCAGGAGGGCCCGTTCCGCTCCCGCGCCGAGCTGAAGAAGGTGGCGGGGCTGGGGCCCAAGACATTCGAGCAGGCCGCCGGTTTCCTGCGCGTCCGCGGCGGCGCGCACCCGCTGGATGCCTCCGCCGTGCACCCCGAGCGCTACAAGCTGGTGGAGCGGATGGCGCGCGATCTGTCGGTGGACATGACGACGCTGGTGGGCAACGAGGCCGCGGTTTCGCGCGTGGACCTGTCCAAGTACGTGGGCGATGGCGTGGGCCTGCCGACGCTGGAGGACATCGTTGCTGAACTCAAGAAGCCGGGGCGCGACCCGCGCGAGCAGTTCGAGGCGCCCTCGTTCCGCGACGACGTGCAGACGGTGGCGGACCTCAAGGAGGGGATGACGCTGCAGGGCACGGTGACCAACGTCGTGGCGTTCGGCGCGTTCGTGGACGTGGGCGTGCACCAGGACGGCCTCGTGCACGTGTCCGAGCTGTCCGACCGCTTCGTGAAGGACCCGGCCGACATCGTCCGCGTGGGCGACCGCGTGAACGTGCGCGTGATGTCGGTTGATGTGCCCCGCAACCGCATCGCCCTGTCGATGAAGTCGCCCGGCGCCGCGAAGCCGGGAGCCGGCCAGCGTCCCGCCGGGGCAGGGAAGCCGGAACCGCGCAAGCCGGAGGCGAAGCCCGCCGCCAAGCCCGCGCCTCCCAAACCCGAGCCGCCAAAGAACGGCATCGCGGCGAACGGGATGCGGATCGTTACCAAACGCTGA
- the trmD gene encoding tRNA (guanosine(37)-N1)-methyltransferase TrmD: MRVNVVTLFPDFFQGPLGLSIPARAAAAGLVSYNLVQLRDFTHDRHQTVDDLPYGGGAGMVMKPEPFWEAIESLAPEGRDRPQGPILLMSARGRRFGHEDAVRLSLADEITLLCGHYKDVDHRVAEHLATEEVSLGDFIVSGGEIPALAVIDAVVRLLPGAISDHESASTDSHYDGSLSAPSYTRPAEYRGLKVPEILLSGDHARIAAWRREKAESLTRERRPDLWEAPDHS; this comes from the coding sequence ATGCGCGTGAACGTGGTCACGCTCTTCCCCGACTTCTTCCAGGGGCCGCTGGGGCTGAGCATTCCCGCCCGGGCGGCGGCGGCGGGGCTGGTGAGCTACAACCTTGTGCAGCTGCGGGATTTCACCCACGACCGCCACCAGACGGTGGACGACCTGCCCTACGGCGGCGGCGCGGGGATGGTGATGAAGCCCGAGCCGTTCTGGGAGGCGATCGAGTCGCTGGCGCCGGAGGGGCGGGACAGGCCGCAAGGCCCCATCCTGCTGATGTCGGCGCGGGGCAGGCGGTTCGGCCACGAGGACGCGGTTCGGCTTTCGCTCGCGGACGAGATCACCCTTCTCTGCGGGCACTACAAGGACGTGGACCATCGCGTGGCCGAGCACCTGGCCACGGAAGAGGTGTCGCTGGGAGACTTCATCGTTTCCGGCGGCGAGATCCCGGCCCTGGCCGTGATCGACGCGGTGGTGAGGCTGCTGCCGGGCGCCATCTCCGACCACGAGTCGGCGTCCACCGACAGCCACTACGACGGCTCGCTCAGCGCGCCTTCGTATACGCGGCCCGCGGAATATCGCGGGCTGAAGGTGCCCGAGATCCTTCTTTCGGGCGACCATGCCAGAATCGCCGCCTGGCGGCGCGAGAAGGCCGAAAGCCTGACGCGCGAGCGGCGTCCGGACCTCTGGGAGGCCCCGGATCACAGTTGA
- the rplS gene encoding 50S ribosomal protein L19 — protein MHPFIETQKEYLRSDMPQFRPGDTLRVNVRVREGEKERIQAFEGVCIARKHGGIQETFKVRKISGGVGVERTFPLHSPMIGSLEVVRFGRVRRAKLYYLRNLRGKAARIRERRVAR, from the coding sequence ATGCATCCGTTCATCGAGACCCAGAAGGAATATCTTCGCTCCGACATGCCCCAGTTCCGCCCGGGCGACACGCTGCGCGTGAACGTGCGCGTGCGCGAGGGTGAAAAGGAGCGCATCCAGGCATTCGAGGGCGTCTGCATCGCGCGCAAGCACGGCGGCATCCAGGAGACCTTCAAGGTCCGCAAGATCTCGGGCGGCGTCGGCGTGGAGCGCACGTTCCCGCTGCACTCGCCCATGATCGGCAGCCTGGAAGTGGTCCGCTTCGGACGCGTGCGCCGCGCCAAGCTGTACTACCTGCGCAACCTGCGCGGCAAGGCCGCCCGCATCCGCGAGCGCCGCGTGGCCCGCTGA
- a CDS encoding cation:proton antiporter regulatory subunit has protein sequence MDVREHDLPGVGKKFAVTTNDGDRLTIIIHNSGHREIYFFERGEDYPAYAVRMEDSEARKLGAILGGAFFQPVMAESMDVVFSQLSVEWMKTGSNSQLIGKSLLEARVRERTGASVIAILRNGQAIPNPQPEERIAADDTLMVVGDREQVGRFGDLLREPGRDG, from the coding sequence ATGGACGTCCGCGAGCACGATCTGCCCGGCGTGGGAAAGAAGTTCGCCGTCACCACCAACGACGGCGACCGGCTCACCATCATCATCCACAACTCGGGGCACCGCGAGATCTACTTCTTCGAGCGGGGCGAGGACTACCCGGCCTACGCCGTGCGCATGGAAGACTCCGAGGCCCGCAAGCTGGGGGCAATCCTGGGCGGCGCGTTCTTCCAGCCGGTGATGGCCGAGTCGATGGATGTCGTCTTCTCGCAGCTGTCCGTCGAGTGGATGAAGACGGGCTCCAACTCGCAGCTGATCGGCAAGAGCCTGCTGGAAGCCAGGGTCCGCGAGCGCACGGGAGCCAGCGTCATCGCCATCCTCCGCAACGGCCAGGCGATTCCCAACCCGCAGCCCGAAGAACGCATCGCCGCGGACGACACGCTGATGGTGGTGGGGGACCGCGAGCAGGTCGGGCGCTTCGGCGACCTGCTGCGCGAGCCCGGCCGCGACGGATAG
- the rpsP gene encoding 30S ribosomal protein S16, with the protein MALKIRLRRMGRKKAPHYRIVVAESSTARDGRFVARVGHYNPTTEPATLVVDREKALAWIAKGAQPTDTVQSLLKKAGVFEPAPNVVEQAAEAVTGAAKKAGKSVSGAASAVAGAVASAASAVAGAAASAGAAVSGAAASAGAAVSDAAASAAAAVSDRVSGGGDDNQDAAPAAPAASADESGTVAVEAEATEPTATATDPGTPDASAAETPVATDAEATEPAADENQG; encoded by the coding sequence ATGGCGCTCAAGATCCGTCTTCGTCGCATGGGCCGTAAGAAGGCCCCGCACTACCGCATCGTCGTCGCCGAGAGCAGCACGGCCCGTGACGGCCGTTTCGTTGCCCGGGTTGGCCACTACAACCCGACGACCGAGCCCGCGACCCTCGTGGTCGACCGCGAAAAGGCGCTCGCCTGGATCGCCAAGGGCGCGCAGCCCACCGACACCGTGCAGTCGCTGCTCAAGAAGGCCGGCGTGTTCGAGCCCGCCCCCAACGTGGTCGAGCAGGCCGCCGAGGCGGTGACCGGCGCGGCCAAGAAGGCAGGCAAGTCTGTTTCGGGCGCGGCTTCGGCCGTGGCGGGCGCGGTGGCTTCGGCTGCCTCGGCGGTGGCTGGCGCGGCGGCTTCGGCTGGCGCGGCGGTTTCCGGCGCTGCGGCTTCGGCTGGCGCGGCGGTGTCGGACGCGGCTGCGTCCGCCGCCGCGGCGGTGAGCGACCGTGTTTCGGGTGGTGGCGATGACAACCAGGACGCGGCCCCGGCCGCTCCGGCGGCCTCCGCCGATGAGTCCGGCACCGTGGCCGTGGAGGCCGAGGCCACCGAGCCGACCGCCACCGCGACCGACCCGGGCACGCCCGACGCCTCGGCTGCCGAGACGCCGGTTGCCACGGACGCCGAGGCCACCGAGCCCGCGGCGGACGAGAACCAGGGCTGA
- the rimM gene encoding ribosome maturation factor RimM (Essential for efficient processing of 16S rRNA) yields the protein MAGDEPEFLIVGSVQKPHGIKGELFVRLETDRPDAAFAAGRVLIVGDARGRPSDDRLTIERARPFKGGMLVKAREHGGRSPAQDELRGRSLLIARGDAAPPEDGEVFYHQVLGLRVITEAEGEVGTVRELYDAPSGPLLSVAREGRDELLIPFVREMIRRIDPAEGVLELDLPVGLLEL from the coding sequence ATGGCCGGCGACGAGCCCGAGTTCCTGATCGTCGGGTCGGTTCAGAAGCCGCACGGCATCAAGGGCGAGCTGTTCGTCCGGCTGGAGACGGACCGCCCCGACGCGGCGTTCGCGGCGGGGCGCGTCCTGATCGTGGGCGACGCGCGCGGCAGGCCTTCCGACGACCGCCTGACCATCGAGCGGGCCCGCCCCTTCAAGGGCGGCATGCTGGTGAAGGCGCGGGAGCACGGCGGCCGGTCGCCCGCGCAGGACGAGCTGCGCGGCCGCTCACTGCTCATCGCCCGGGGCGACGCCGCGCCGCCGGAGGATGGCGAGGTGTTCTATCACCAGGTCTTGGGCCTGAGGGTGATCACCGAGGCCGAGGGCGAGGTGGGCACGGTGAGGGAGCTGTACGATGCGCCCTCGGGGCCGCTGCTGAGCGTGGCCCGCGAGGGGCGCGACGAGCTGCTGATCCCCTTCGTGCGGGAGATGATCCGCCGGATCGATCCCGCCGAGGGCGTGCTGGAGCTGGACCTGCCCGTGGGGCTGCTGGAGCTGTGA
- a CDS encoding DUF2809 domain-containing protein: protein MATIVLGLATRGFRRALPAAVGLYAGDVLWATMVYLLAAVIWPRASIRRLGVSTAAFALAIELGQLYHAPWIDAVRGTRLGGLVLGFGFLWSDLACYTVGIALAVVLDWRITRRRAGNAYLRPVHPTQS from the coding sequence ATGGCCACCATTGTGTTGGGGCTCGCGACGCGGGGTTTTCGACGGGCGCTCCCAGCGGCGGTCGGGTTGTACGCGGGCGACGTGCTGTGGGCGACGATGGTGTACCTGCTAGCCGCCGTGATCTGGCCGCGTGCATCCATTCGGCGGCTTGGGGTCAGCACGGCGGCGTTCGCGCTCGCCATCGAGTTAGGGCAGCTGTACCACGCACCGTGGATCGATGCGGTGCGCGGCACCCGCCTCGGTGGGCTGGTGCTCGGGTTCGGGTTCCTGTGGAGCGACTTGGCGTGCTATACCGTCGGGATCGCGCTGGCCGTCGTGCTCGACTGGCGGATCACCCGTCGGCGGGCTGGCAACGCGTACCTCCGCCCCGTTCATCCCACGCAGTCCTGA
- a CDS encoding cation:proton antiporter translates to MHGEFLLGAGAVLAALALAGLLFGRLRQSVIPAFILLGMAIRPLDVDAHLVEVLATLGVVLLLFFMGLEFSVGALLRDRRRIVRNGGIDLLVSFPVGFAGGLWIGGGWTGALLMGGAFYVSSSAIIAKSTIEMRRSANPETEVALGVLVFEDLFMALFLALLSGAVLSAEPSAQAALWGMGKAVAFFAAVVGLALYGRRLLDRLFDLDNDDLFLLFTGGVVLLLSWGALAAGLSEAIGAFLAGLLLAETEHKERAERLFGPLQGLFAAVFFLGFGLSLDPASFAGVWPYALVLAVAGTALKIASGMWIGRRDGLPKRNALALGLTLVPRGEFSILLAGIAVTANREAVGATIALLVLALSLVGTVGLRFAPEIARWVYPRKPGRSLEERGFSPSLAGFDEPGGGKPA, encoded by the coding sequence ATGCACGGGGAGTTTCTCCTGGGCGCCGGGGCCGTCCTGGCGGCCCTAGCGCTGGCGGGCCTGCTTTTCGGCCGGCTGCGGCAGTCCGTCATCCCCGCGTTCATCCTGCTGGGAATGGCCATCCGCCCGCTGGACGTCGACGCGCACCTGGTGGAGGTGCTGGCGACGCTGGGCGTGGTGCTGCTGCTGTTCTTCATGGGGCTGGAGTTCTCCGTCGGCGCGCTGCTGCGCGACCGGCGGCGGATCGTCCGCAACGGCGGCATCGACCTGCTGGTGAGCTTTCCCGTGGGCTTCGCGGGCGGTTTGTGGATCGGCGGGGGATGGACGGGCGCGCTGCTGATGGGCGGCGCCTTCTACGTGTCGTCCAGCGCCATCATCGCCAAGAGCACCATCGAGATGCGCCGCTCGGCCAACCCCGAGACGGAGGTGGCGCTGGGCGTTCTCGTGTTCGAAGACCTGTTCATGGCGCTGTTCCTGGCCCTGCTCTCCGGCGCCGTGCTCTCCGCCGAGCCCAGCGCGCAGGCGGCGCTGTGGGGGATGGGCAAGGCCGTGGCCTTCTTCGCGGCCGTCGTGGGGCTGGCGCTCTACGGGCGGCGGCTCCTGGACCGCCTGTTCGATTTGGACAACGACGACCTGTTCCTGCTGTTCACGGGCGGCGTGGTGCTCCTCCTGTCCTGGGGCGCGCTGGCGGCGGGGCTGTCCGAGGCCATCGGGGCGTTCCTGGCGGGGCTGCTGCTGGCCGAGACCGAGCACAAGGAGCGAGCGGAGCGGTTGTTCGGCCCGCTGCAGGGGCTGTTCGCGGCGGTGTTCTTCCTGGGCTTCGGCCTGTCGCTGGATCCCGCTTCGTTCGCGGGCGTCTGGCCGTACGCGCTCGTCCTGGCCGTGGCGGGAACCGCGCTGAAGATCGCTTCGGGGATGTGGATCGGCCGCCGCGACGGCCTGCCGAAGCGCAACGCCCTCGCCCTGGGGCTGACGCTGGTGCCCCGCGGCGAGTTCTCCATCCTGCTGGCCGGCATCGCGGTCACCGCGAACCGGGAGGCGGTCGGCGCCACCATCGCGCTGCTCGTCCTGGCGCTGTCGCTGGTGGGCACGGTGGGGCTGCGGTTCGCGCCGGAGATCGCCCGCTGGGTGTATCCGCGCAAACCCGGGCGCTCGCTGGAGGAGCGGGGCTTCTCGCCCTCACTGGCCGGCTTCGACGAGCCGGGCGGCGGAAAGCCGGCGTAG
- a CDS encoding energy transducer TonB, with translation MSIHRYCIPALLVALAAVPARAQMASPSDTVYAPEALTVPPRALNVAEFGELLGRLYPAQLRDAGASGRVDVRFVVGANGIPRDAAVLASTDSLLQAPALAAVMALRFSPAEVEGRPVATWAAIPVSWEAPAPPPPTAEPAATAESAPTLAPGHTYEVEDVDEPPRLLNRRLLTMRLEQEYPAVLRDAGLGGEVEVRFRVSPSGEASDFSIRRSSDPQFNAVSMNVLRGLRFAPARLKGEPVAVWLCLPIQWRTAR, from the coding sequence ATGTCCATTCATCGCTACTGCATACCAGCCCTCCTCGTTGCGCTCGCGGCCGTGCCGGCGCGGGCCCAAATGGCCTCCCCGAGTGACACCGTCTACGCGCCGGAGGCCCTGACGGTGCCGCCGCGGGCACTGAACGTCGCCGAGTTCGGCGAACTGCTGGGCCGCCTGTATCCGGCCCAGCTTCGGGACGCTGGCGCATCCGGAAGGGTCGACGTCAGGTTCGTTGTCGGGGCCAACGGCATTCCGCGCGATGCCGCCGTCCTTGCCAGCACCGATAGCCTGCTCCAGGCACCCGCGCTCGCCGCCGTGATGGCCCTGCGCTTCTCCCCGGCGGAAGTGGAGGGGCGCCCCGTGGCCACGTGGGCGGCGATTCCCGTCAGCTGGGAGGCGCCCGCCCCTCCGCCGCCGACTGCCGAGCCGGCCGCGACTGCCGAGTCGGCGCCGACGCTGGCGCCGGGGCATACGTACGAGGTCGAGGACGTCGATGAACCGCCCCGCCTGCTGAATCGGCGCCTGCTCACGATGCGGCTGGAGCAGGAGTATCCGGCCGTCTTGCGCGACGCGGGGCTAGGGGGCGAGGTGGAGGTGCGGTTCAGGGTGAGCCCGAGCGGCGAGGCCAGCGATTTTTCGATCAGGCGTTCTTCGGATCCCCAATTCAACGCGGTATCGATGAACGTGCTCCGTGGACTCCGCTTCGCGCCGGCGCGTCTAAAGGGAGAGCCGGTGGCGGTATGGTTGTGCCTGCCCATCCAGTGGAGGACCGCGCGGTGA